One segment of Fusobacterium sp. IOR10 DNA contains the following:
- the fusA gene encoding elongation factor G — MKNYTTDKIRNVSFLGHRGSGKTSLVESLLLRANVISNLGNIDKGNTVSDYDDEEKSRKFSINTSVVSLDYDGHIYNILDTPGYFDFSGEVLSALTVAAGAVIVLDASEGIEVGTEKAWRLLEERKIPRIIFINKMDKGAINYKKILIDLKSKFGKKIAPFSIPLGEGEDFKGFINVIEDKCRINVGNHCEDQPLVDHEDFHSIKNLLLEAVAETSEEAMEKYFNNEEFTVEEIHEGLRKGVIDGDLVPVLVGSATNMTGIHTLFQMIFDYMPTPAEAKDGLIHGINPETKEEIIRSAKQDEPFSAFVFKTIVDPFIGKISLFKVNTGTATKDMEVLNSTQNKKEKLNNLYFVRGIKQRDTDKVVAGDIAATTKLQDVKTGDTLCDKNNPIIYENIKFPKPCLYMNVIPVKKSDDEKLSISLQKLIEEDPTLGVIRNVETKELLLGGQGKKHLEVVLSKLYNKFQVQAELTVPKIAYRETIRKETSVQGKHKKQSGGAGQYGEVYIKFEPLDTGEYEFVDKIKGGVVPKQYLPAVEKGLHEASKRGPLAGYPVINYKATIYDGSYHSVDSNELSFKQASIVAFRKAMESASPVLLEPIVKMKIVIPEEYTGDIMGDMNKRRGKILGIVPLTYGEQKISVEVPHREVLGYAIDLKSMSRGKGSFEFDFLKYEKMPENVAEKVIEEAQQS; from the coding sequence ATGAAGAATTATACTACAGATAAAATAAGAAATGTAAGTTTTTTAGGGCATAGAGGCTCTGGGAAGACATCTTTAGTTGAATCGTTATTATTAAGAGCTAATGTAATAAGTAATTTAGGAAATATTGATAAAGGAAACACAGTTTCAGATTATGATGATGAAGAAAAATCTAGAAAATTTTCAATAAATACATCAGTAGTATCTCTAGATTATGATGGACATATTTATAATATTTTAGACACTCCTGGATACTTTGATTTTTCAGGGGAGGTTTTATCTGCTTTGACAGTTGCAGCTGGAGCTGTAATTGTATTAGATGCCAGTGAGGGCATAGAAGTAGGAACTGAAAAAGCTTGGAGATTGCTAGAAGAAAGAAAAATTCCAAGAATAATATTTATTAATAAAATGGATAAGGGAGCAATAAATTATAAAAAAATATTAATAGATTTAAAAAGTAAGTTTGGGAAAAAAATAGCACCATTTTCTATTCCATTGGGAGAAGGTGAAGATTTCAAAGGGTTTATAAATGTAATTGAAGATAAATGTAGAATAAATGTAGGAAATCATTGTGAAGATCAGCCTTTAGTTGACCACGAAGATTTTCATAGTATAAAAAATTTACTTTTAGAAGCAGTAGCTGAGACCAGTGAAGAAGCTATGGAGAAATATTTTAATAATGAGGAATTTACTGTTGAAGAAATTCATGAGGGCCTAAGAAAAGGTGTAATAGATGGGGATTTAGTACCAGTTCTAGTTGGATCAGCTACTAATATGACAGGGATACACACTTTATTTCAAATGATATTTGATTATATGCCTACACCAGCAGAAGCAAAGGACGGATTAATCCATGGAATAAATCCAGAGACTAAAGAGGAAATAATTAGGAGTGCAAAGCAAGATGAACCTTTTTCAGCCTTTGTATTTAAAACTATAGTGGATCCTTTTATTGGAAAAATCTCATTATTTAAAGTTAATACAGGAACTGCAACAAAGGATATGGAAGTATTGAATTCTACTCAAAATAAGAAAGAAAAATTAAATAATCTTTATTTTGTAAGAGGAATAAAACAAAGGGATACTGATAAAGTTGTTGCAGGGGACATAGCAGCAACAACAAAACTTCAAGATGTAAAAACTGGGGATACCCTATGTGATAAAAATAATCCCATAATTTATGAGAACATAAAATTTCCAAAGCCTTGTTTATATATGAATGTAATACCTGTTAAGAAATCAGACGATGAAAAACTAAGTATAAGTTTACAAAAGTTAATAGAAGAAGATCCTACTTTGGGAGTTATAAGAAATGTAGAAACAAAGGAACTTTTATTAGGTGGACAGGGAAAAAAACATTTGGAAGTTGTTTTAAGTAAGCTATATAATAAATTTCAAGTTCAAGCTGAATTAACTGTTCCTAAAATAGCCTATAGAGAAACAATTAGAAAAGAAACATCTGTTCAAGGAAAACATAAAAAGCAATCTGGTGGAGCTGGACAATATGGTGAGGTATATATAAAATTTGAGCCTCTTGATACTGGAGAATACGAATTTGTAGATAAAATAAAAGGAGGAGTAGTTCCTAAACAATATCTACCTGCAGTTGAAAAAGGATTACACGAAGCATCTAAAAGAGGACCTTTAGCTGGATATCCAGTAATAAATTATAAGGCAACAATATATGATGGTTCTTATCATTCTGTGGATTCAAATGAACTTTCCTTTAAACAAGCTTCTATAGTAGCCTTTAGAAAGGCTATGGAAAGCGCATCACCTGTATTGTTAGAACCTATTGTAAAGATGAAAATAGTCATACCAGAGGAGTATACAGGGGATATAATGGGAGATATGAATAAAAGAAGAGGAAAAATATTAGGTATAGTTCCCCTTACATATGGAGAACAAAAAATATCTGTTGAAGTACCTCATAGGGAGGTTTTAGGATATGCAATAGATCTTAAATCAATGTCTAGAGGAAAGGGTAGTTTTGAATTTGATTTTCTAAAGTATGAAAAAATGCCAGAAAATGTAGCTGAAAAAGTAATAGAAGAGGCACAACAATCTTAG
- a CDS encoding HU family DNA-binding protein codes for MTKKELANVLFERGTFNSKAEAERKLEAVLNIMEETLVSGENINFIGWGKLEVVERAPRIGRNPKTGEEVQIEARKSVKFKAGKTLLGKLN; via the coding sequence ATGACAAAGAAAGAATTAGCAAACGTACTTTTTGAAAGAGGAACATTTAATTCAAAAGCTGAAGCTGAAAGAAAATTAGAAGCAGTATTAAATATAATGGAAGAAACATTAGTATCTGGAGAAAATATTAACTTTATAGGATGGGGAAAATTAGAGGTTGTTGAAAGAGCTCCTAGAATTGGAAGAAACCCTAAAACTGGAGAAGAAGTTCAAATAGAAGCTAGAAAAAGTGTTAAATTTAAAGCAGGAAAAACTTTATTAGGAAAATTAAACTAG
- a CDS encoding aminotransferase class V-fold PLP-dependent enzyme: MLKEYYFDNSATSNPKPDIVIEKVTNVLKNLNGNPGRSAYNKAIKINREIFSVREKIAKFFNIKNPLEIAFTKNASESLNIAIKGCNFKNCHIITSVLEHNSVLRPLHYLEQEKNVALSFITPEISDEKLEKSILDKINENTKAIVINHISNVTGYIFNIDIIGNICKKHNILFIVDASQSAGFLDIDVIKSNIDILCFTGHKSLFGIQGIGGIYVNKSITIHPILEGGTGSFSKLERQPLVMPEALECGTLNTPGIISLGTGIDYINKIGLNNIQEHEIQLTNLFIENLKNIDDIIIYGELDIKRGPVVSINIKNIPSSELASILSEEYNICTRSGFHCAPLAHKFLKTYEIGTVRFSFGYKNTMEEINFATNKIKNIVNFINKRS; the protein is encoded by the coding sequence ATGCTTAAAGAATATTATTTTGATAATTCTGCAACTTCTAATCCAAAACCAGATATAGTGATAGAAAAAGTTACAAATGTTTTAAAAAATTTAAACGGGAACCCTGGTAGAAGTGCCTATAATAAAGCTATTAAAATTAATCGAGAAATTTTTTCAGTTAGAGAAAAAATAGCCAAATTTTTTAATATTAAAAATCCACTTGAAATAGCATTTACAAAAAATGCAAGTGAAAGTCTTAATATAGCTATTAAAGGATGTAATTTTAAAAACTGCCATATTATTACATCTGTTTTAGAGCATAATTCAGTGCTTAGACCTCTACATTATTTAGAACAAGAAAAAAATGTAGCACTTTCATTTATAACTCCAGAAATTTCTGATGAAAAATTAGAAAAGTCTATTTTAGATAAAATTAATGAAAATACAAAAGCCATAGTTATCAATCATATTTCAAATGTTACTGGATATATTTTTAATATTGATATTATTGGAAATATATGTAAAAAGCATAATATTTTATTTATAGTAGACGCCTCACAAAGTGCTGGATTTTTAGATATTGATGTTATTAAAAGTAATATTGATATTCTCTGCTTTACAGGGCATAAATCTCTATTTGGAATACAAGGTATTGGAGGAATTTATGTTAATAAATCAATTACTATTCATCCTATTTTAGAGGGCGGAACAGGTAGCTTCTCTAAATTAGAAAGACAACCTTTGGTGATGCCTGAAGCTTTAGAATGTGGAACTTTAAATACTCCTGGAATAATTTCACTGGGAACTGGAATTGATTACATTAATAAAATAGGTTTAAATAACATTCAAGAACATGAAATTCAACTTACTAATTTGTTTATAGAAAATTTAAAAAATATTGATGACATAATAATTTATGGAGAACTTGATATTAAAAGAGGACCTGTAGTAAGTATAAATATCAAAAATATACCTAGTTCTGAACTTGCTTCCATACTTAGCGAAGAATATAATATTTGTACAAGAAGTGGATTTCATTGTGCTCCCCTTGCTCATAAATTTTTAAAAACTTATGAAATTGGAACTGTTAGATTTTCCTTTGGATATAAAAATACAATGGAAGAAATCAATTTTGCCACAAATAAAATAAAAAATATTGTAAATTTTATTAATAAAAGAAGTTAA
- a CDS encoding PLP-dependent aminotransferase family protein — MYKCIQLKKNKIIYLQIYNFLKGKIETSELTGKLMPIRKLAKLINVSPSTISKAYSELEKNGFVIKKEGSGVYINKNQYQNIFLEDHMESEKFNYGHFNPEFKIDLSSATPNETILPIGILKKAINVILDRDQKNAFLYEDPKGYYFLRKTICEKLKTDDNISVNIDNLYLVSGAQQGIDLFSKSFLSPGDVVVVEYPTYKGAINTFKKIGCKIISIPILEDGYSLEKFQNILLKNKVKLFYTMTNFQNPTGFSMSKEKKLKLLELSNNFDFHILEDDSLSDIYFTKKKPSTLKKMDSKNRVIYIKSYSKIFMPGLKLACIALTDNIKILRKFTYKIMHSGLNQRAFQYLLENNYWDIHMEKARISFKYKQTLMYNSLLKIENINFYKPKGGLSFWIKLPENVSSKAVYLKLLSKGIGILPGILFSSTLDNYIRISFAQCKNEDIDFSITQLNLAIISLN; from the coding sequence ATGTACAAATGTATTCAGTTAAAAAAAAATAAAATAATTTACTTACAAATTTATAATTTTTTGAAGGGAAAAATAGAAACTTCAGAATTAACTGGAAAACTTATGCCAATTAGAAAATTAGCTAAGTTGATCAATGTAAGTCCTTCAACTATTTCCAAAGCTTATTCTGAATTAGAAAAAAATGGCTTTGTTATAAAAAAAGAAGGCAGCGGAGTTTATATTAATAAAAATCAGTATCAAAATATTTTTCTTGAGGATCATATGGAATCTGAAAAATTTAATTACGGACATTTCAATCCTGAATTCAAAATAGATCTCTCCTCTGCTACTCCAAATGAAACTATACTTCCTATAGGAATTTTAAAAAAAGCTATTAATGTGATTCTTGATAGGGATCAAAAAAATGCATTTTTATATGAGGATCCAAAGGGATATTATTTTTTAAGAAAAACTATTTGCGAAAAATTAAAAACTGATGACAATATTTCTGTTAATATAGATAATCTCTATCTAGTTTCAGGTGCTCAACAAGGAATTGATTTATTCTCTAAATCTTTTTTATCTCCTGGAGATGTTGTTGTTGTTGAGTATCCCACATACAAAGGAGCTATTAATACTTTCAAAAAAATTGGTTGTAAAATTATTTCTATACCAATACTTGAAGATGGTTATTCCTTAGAAAAATTTCAAAATATATTATTAAAAAATAAAGTTAAACTTTTCTATACTATGACTAATTTCCAAAATCCAACTGGTTTTTCAATGAGTAAAGAAAAAAAATTAAAATTATTAGAATTATCAAATAATTTTGATTTTCATATACTTGAAGATGATAGTCTTTCTGATATTTATTTCACTAAGAAAAAACCTTCAACTTTAAAAAAAATGGATTCAAAAAATAGAGTTATATATATTAAAAGTTATTCTAAAATTTTTATGCCTGGTCTTAAATTAGCCTGTATTGCTCTTACTGATAACATTAAAATATTAAGAAAATTCACATATAAAATTATGCATTCTGGTTTAAACCAACGAGCTTTCCAATATTTGTTGGAAAATAATTATTGGGACATTCATATGGAAAAAGCTAGAATTTCTTTCAAATATAAACAAACTCTCATGTATAATTCCCTACTTAAAATAGAGAATATTAATTTTTATAAGCCTAAAGGTGGATTATCTTTTTGGATAAAACTTCCTGAAAATGTTTCATCAAAAGCTGTATATCTAAAACTTTTATCTAAAGGAATTGGAATATTACCAGGAATCCTTTTTTCTTCTACTCTTGATAATTATATAAGAATTAGTTTTGCACAATGCAAAAATGAAGATATTGATTTTTCAATTACTCAATTAAATTTAGCAATAATATCATTAAATTAA
- a CDS encoding alanine racemase, which yields MAINSVQLIISKENLLHNINHLKKKYNQKILPVVKANAYGHSIKLITQILFENHYDEFAVARLSEGISILKNPSFKGKISILIFESIGKSNLEIIKENSELIMSVNTITELCEALDYGISPLQISIKIDFGFGRNGILLSEFQQLKKILDKEALTFRGIYSHLFSCDYEKGKKIIADFERIILSLGKDKFKMIHLQNSAGTIHFGDLKYTTHLRIGMLIYGLQEEGFFEENLRQVFKFKGKIAGIKNVENSSYLAYNSKKNLDIESYEYIAKIKIGYGDGFLKINEGTTCLIGNKEYTISLVTMDNTFIEVDSKIKVGDPIFLYPNLTLAKQETTLNIYELLTVINSRIERIII from the coding sequence ATGGCTATAAATTCTGTACAACTTATAATTTCAAAAGAAAATCTTTTACACAATATTAATCATCTTAAAAAAAAATATAACCAAAAAATTCTTCCTGTAGTAAAAGCCAATGCTTACGGACATAGTATTAAATTAATAACTCAAATATTATTTGAAAACCATTATGATGAATTTGCTGTTGCACGTCTTAGTGAAGGGATTTCTATATTGAAAAACCCATCCTTTAAAGGTAAAATTTCAATACTTATATTTGAATCAATAGGAAAAAGTAATCTTGAGATAATTAAAGAAAATTCTGAATTAATAATGTCTGTAAATACTATTACAGAACTTTGTGAAGCTCTTGATTATGGAATATCCCCCCTTCAAATTTCAATTAAAATTGATTTTGGATTTGGTAGAAATGGAATATTACTATCTGAATTTCAACAATTAAAAAAAATCTTAGATAAGGAAGCTCTTACTTTCAGAGGAATATACTCTCATCTTTTTTCATGTGATTATGAGAAAGGTAAAAAAATTATAGCTGATTTTGAAAGAATTATTTTATCCCTTGGTAAGGATAAATTTAAAATGATTCATTTACAAAATAGTGCTGGAACCATTCATTTTGGGGATCTAAAATATACAACTCATTTGAGAATTGGAATGCTTATATATGGACTACAAGAGGAAGGATTCTTTGAAGAAAATTTAAGACAGGTATTTAAATTTAAGGGGAAAATTGCTGGAATAAAGAATGTTGAGAATTCTTCTTATCTTGCATATAATTCTAAAAAAAATCTAGATATTGAAAGCTATGAGTATATTGCAAAAATTAAAATAGGTTATGGAGATGGGTTCTTAAAAATAAATGAAGGTACAACTTGTTTAATTGGAAATAAAGAATATACTATTTCTTTAGTTACTATGGATAATACATTTATTGAAGTTGATTCTAAAATTAAAGTTGGAGATCCTATTTTTCTTTATCCTAATTTAACCTTAGCCAAACAAGAAACAACCCTTAATATATATGAGTTACTTACTGTTATTAACTCCAGAATTGAAAGAATAATTATATAA
- the asnA gene encoding aspartate--ammonia ligase has translation MKKCIIPSGYENKLSLFETEVSIKKVKDFFQNSIAYELNLTRISAPLFLSDTSGLNDNLNGYERPVGFDIKTIPGEFSVVHSLAKWKRMALKKYEFPMHAGLYADMNAIRRDEDELDPLHSIYVDQWDWELIIKKEERNLEFLKKIVKRIFRSLQKTEKYINREYPLLSEKLPEDIFFITSQELEDAYPDLTPKERENAIAKKYKAVFISQIGKILKSGEKHDGRAPDYDDWDLNGDLIVWYEPLQCALELTSMGIRVSEESLAKQLTIAGAEDRRELPFHKALLNKELPYTIGGGIGQSRICLFFLEKIHIGEVQASVWPKEMIDHYKKSGIKFL, from the coding sequence ATGAAAAAATGTATTATACCAAGTGGATATGAAAACAAACTAAGCTTATTTGAAACTGAAGTAAGTATTAAAAAAGTTAAAGATTTCTTCCAAAATTCTATAGCTTATGAATTAAACTTAACTAGAATTTCTGCGCCTCTTTTCCTTAGCGATACTTCTGGACTTAATGATAACCTAAATGGATATGAAAGACCTGTAGGTTTTGATATTAAAACTATTCCTGGAGAATTCTCTGTTGTTCATTCTTTAGCAAAATGGAAAAGAATGGCATTAAAAAAATATGAATTCCCTATGCATGCTGGGCTTTATGCTGATATGAATGCTATTAGAAGAGATGAAGACGAATTAGATCCTTTACATTCTATTTATGTTGACCAATGGGATTGGGAACTTATAATAAAAAAAGAAGAAAGAAACTTAGAATTTTTGAAAAAAATAGTTAAACGTATTTTTAGATCACTTCAAAAAACTGAAAAATATATTAACAGAGAATATCCTCTTCTTAGTGAAAAATTACCTGAAGATATATTTTTTATCACTTCTCAAGAATTAGAAGATGCTTATCCTGATTTAACACCTAAAGAAAGAGAAAATGCTATTGCTAAGAAATATAAAGCTGTTTTCATTTCTCAAATTGGTAAAATTTTAAAATCTGGAGAAAAACATGACGGTAGAGCACCTGACTATGACGATTGGGATTTAAATGGAGATTTAATTGTATGGTATGAACCATTACAATGTGCCTTAGAATTAACTTCTATGGGTATTAGAGTTAGTGAAGAATCTCTAGCAAAACAACTTACTATAGCTGGAGCTGAAGATAGAAGAGAATTACCTTTCCACAAAGCTCTTCTTAACAAAGAATTACCTTATACAATAGGTGGAGGAATTGGACAATCTAGAATTTGTTTATTCTTCTTAGAAAAAATTCATATTGGAGAAGTTCAAGCATCTGTTTGGCCAAAGGAAATGATTGACCATTATAAAAAAAGTGGAATTAAATTTCTATAA